One window from the genome of Polynucleobacter sp. MWH-Svant-W18 encodes:
- a CDS encoding ThiF family adenylyltransferase has translation MAEDKVEESLEDRRFGGVSRLYGPELRERFREATVVVAGLGGVGSWAAEALARTGIGHLVLVDFDHIAESNTNRQLHALEGQYGKAKVEAMTQRVLQINPEIKLTPCDEFLTPENLDVLIPKDAYVLDATDSVQTKIALSVWANQNQRALVMCGAAGGKTDPTSVRCDDLSRTEQDALLAKVRQGLRQDHGFSRNLKRKIGIRAIYSHEPRAGAASGGLACSGYGSTVMVTAACGLAAAAEILNLISANSSASVIEQ, from the coding sequence ATGGCAGAAGACAAGGTAGAAGAAAGCTTAGAAGATCGTCGTTTTGGCGGGGTCTCCAGACTCTATGGGCCAGAGCTGCGCGAGCGCTTTCGTGAAGCGACGGTGGTGGTGGCTGGCTTGGGTGGTGTTGGCTCTTGGGCAGCTGAAGCATTGGCGCGCACTGGTATTGGACACCTCGTCTTGGTCGATTTTGATCACATTGCAGAAAGTAATACCAATCGTCAATTGCACGCTTTAGAAGGTCAGTATGGCAAAGCTAAGGTGGAAGCCATGACTCAGCGCGTTTTGCAAATCAATCCTGAAATCAAGCTGACACCTTGCGATGAATTTCTGACGCCAGAAAATTTAGATGTACTGATTCCAAAAGATGCATACGTATTAGATGCTACGGATTCGGTGCAAACCAAAATTGCTTTATCAGTGTGGGCTAATCAAAATCAGCGAGCGCTTGTGATGTGTGGTGCTGCTGGCGGAAAAACCGATCCGACTTCCGTGCGCTGTGATGATCTCTCGCGTACCGAGCAAGATGCTTTGCTAGCAAAGGTACGACAAGGTCTCAGGCAGGATCATGGCTTCTCTAGAAATCTCAAGAGAAAAATTGGTATCCGTGCCATTTATTCCCACGAACCCAGAGCTGGCGCTGCTAGTGGCGGTCTAGCATGCTCCGGCTACGGATCTACGGTCATGGTGACGGCAGCCTGCGGCTTGGCTGCAGCTGCAGAGATTTTGAATCTGATTTCTGCTAATTCTTCGGCAAGCGTAATTGAGCAATAA
- the cphA gene encoding cyanophycin synthetase encodes MEITRIRMLRGPNLWSRHTALEAIVACDESERSIDSIPQFETKIRERFPQLGSMRRGGPNEKLSLTHALEYAALGLQAQAGCPVTFSRTVQTVDDGVYQVVVEYTEEVVGRMAFDFGFALIQATLNDAPFDLGAALSELEALYEDVRLGPSTGSIVDAAIQRNIPYRRMTEGSMVQFGWGSKQKRIQAAETSDTSAIAEAIAQDKELTKNLLAAAGVSVPIGEVVTNADDAWRAAQKIGGPVVLKPKDGNQGKGVVANIQTEEEVRAGFEVTQHFGRETIVERYLPGADYRLLVVGNRLSAAARREPAQVVGDGKHTVAELVELENKNPLRGDGHATALTKIRFDDIALAHLANSGLTPQYVPKTGERVLLRNNANLSTGGTATDVTDDVHPDVAASAVAAAQMIGLDIAGVDILCESIYKPLEQQGGGIVEVNAAPGLRMHLKPSYGKGRPVGEDIINMMFPPGEDGRIPVVAVTGTNGKTTTVRLIAHLLSETGLRVGMTGTDGVYINHRLIDTGDCSGPKSARNVLMHPDVDAAVLETARGGMLREGLGFDRCEVAVVTNIGEGDHLGLNYITSVEDLAILKRVIVQNVEPTGAAVLNAADPMVAKMGDKCSGRVIFFAQNQHHPVIAAHRAKNKKVIYFDGTYIVASKGSRVMYRFPVSEIPLTKNGVLGFQIENAMAAIGAAWALGLDAEKIARGLHSFESDANSVPGRFNQFQHNGATVIADYGHNPDAMRALASAIEAMKPKKSHVVVSGAGDRRDEDIRDLTRILGNSFDNIILYQDACQRGREDGEVLKLLQEGLVGATKAKQVKEIHGEFKAIDTALSDVSPGDICLILIDQVEESLAYLKEKVRP; translated from the coding sequence ATACGCAGCCCTTGGCTTGCAAGCACAAGCAGGCTGCCCTGTCACCTTTAGTCGCACAGTGCAAACCGTAGATGATGGCGTATATCAAGTCGTTGTGGAATACACCGAGGAAGTGGTTGGTCGCATGGCGTTTGATTTTGGCTTTGCACTCATCCAGGCTACATTGAACGATGCACCTTTTGATCTTGGGGCAGCTCTTTCTGAATTAGAGGCTCTTTATGAAGATGTGCGTCTAGGCCCAAGCACTGGCTCTATTGTGGATGCCGCTATTCAGCGCAATATCCCTTACCGCCGCATGACTGAAGGCAGCATGGTGCAGTTTGGCTGGGGTAGCAAACAGAAACGCATTCAAGCAGCAGAAACAAGTGACACAAGTGCGATTGCCGAAGCGATTGCACAAGATAAAGAGCTTACTAAAAACTTATTAGCGGCTGCTGGTGTATCAGTACCTATTGGTGAAGTAGTCACTAATGCTGACGATGCTTGGCGTGCAGCCCAAAAAATTGGTGGTCCAGTCGTTCTCAAACCCAAAGATGGCAACCAAGGTAAAGGTGTTGTCGCTAACATTCAGACTGAAGAAGAAGTCCGTGCGGGTTTTGAAGTCACCCAACACTTTGGACGCGAGACCATTGTGGAGCGCTATCTTCCTGGCGCAGACTACCGTCTTTTAGTCGTTGGCAACCGTTTGTCGGCTGCTGCCCGTCGCGAACCCGCTCAAGTAGTGGGTGATGGCAAACACACTGTGGCAGAGCTCGTTGAATTAGAAAACAAAAATCCACTACGGGGTGATGGTCACGCTACAGCACTGACCAAGATTCGCTTTGATGATATTGCGCTGGCGCATTTAGCAAACTCTGGTTTAACTCCGCAATACGTACCCAAAACTGGTGAACGCGTTTTGTTACGTAACAACGCCAATCTCAGTACCGGTGGAACTGCCACCGATGTGACTGACGATGTACATCCTGATGTCGCTGCTAGCGCTGTAGCTGCAGCTCAAATGATTGGTTTAGATATCGCTGGTGTGGATATCCTCTGTGAATCCATTTACAAGCCTTTGGAACAGCAAGGTGGTGGCATTGTAGAAGTCAATGCGGCACCGGGCTTACGCATGCATCTCAAGCCCTCCTACGGTAAAGGTCGTCCGGTAGGCGAAGACATTATCAATATGATGTTCCCGCCTGGTGAGGACGGCCGCATTCCAGTAGTTGCTGTTACCGGTACAAATGGCAAAACCACTACTGTGCGTCTCATTGCTCACCTCTTAAGTGAAACGGGTTTACGGGTTGGCATGACTGGCACTGATGGGGTCTATATCAATCATCGCCTCATTGATACTGGTGATTGCAGCGGCCCTAAGAGTGCCCGTAACGTGTTAATGCACCCCGATGTAGATGCAGCCGTTCTTGAAACTGCTCGAGGTGGAATGCTGCGAGAAGGTCTGGGCTTTGACCGCTGTGAAGTGGCTGTTGTCACCAATATTGGTGAGGGTGATCATTTAGGCTTGAACTACATCACTAGCGTGGAAGATTTAGCCATTCTGAAGCGCGTGATTGTGCAAAACGTTGAACCTACTGGCGCGGCAGTATTGAATGCAGCCGACCCTATGGTTGCTAAGATGGGTGATAAATGTTCTGGCAGAGTGATTTTCTTTGCCCAGAATCAACACCATCCCGTCATTGCTGCGCATCGCGCCAAGAATAAAAAAGTGATTTACTTTGATGGCACTTACATTGTTGCCTCTAAAGGCTCACGTGTGATGTATCGCTTCCCTGTAAGCGAAATTCCTCTAACCAAAAATGGCGTATTAGGCTTTCAAATTGAAAATGCAATGGCTGCCATTGGTGCTGCTTGGGCACTAGGCCTTGACGCCGAGAAAATTGCTCGTGGTCTTCACAGCTTTGAGAGTGATGCGAACTCCGTACCAGGACGCTTTAATCAATTCCAGCACAACGGCGCTACTGTCATTGCTGACTATGGCCACAACCCTGATGCAATGCGTGCACTAGCCAGTGCGATTGAGGCCATGAAGCCCAAAAAGAGTCATGTTGTGGTTAGTGGTGCTGGCGATCGACGCGATGAAGATATTCGCGATCTCACTCGCATCCTGGGAAATTCGTTTGATAACATCATCCTCTATCAAGATGCCTGTCAACGTGGCCGCGAAGATGGTGAAGTACTGAAACTTCTACAAGAAGGCTTGGTAGGCGCCACCAAAGCAAAGCAAGTTAAGGAAATCCATGGCGAATTCAAAGCGATCGATACCGCCTTGAGTGATGTCTCCCCAGGAGATATTTGTCTAATCCTGATTGACCAAGTAGAAGAATCACTCGCCTACCTAAAAGAAAAAGTCAGACCGTAA
- the pepN gene encoding aminopeptidase N produces MKTDLPQSFRRLEYRPPVYTFDQVELDIALDPARTIVKSRIEVLPGESFEAGAPLTLVGQALEFVSLRINGEAHRHFELTPETLNIHSLPNEGKDKFIVEIICVCVPEKNTSLMGLYVSNGNFFTQCEAEGFRKITYFLDRPDVMARYRVTLRAREAECPVLLSNGNLLKTEKLPNGWHSAIWEDPFPKPSYLFALVAGKLECIEETITTSSGAKKLLQIWVEPHDLKKTRHAMDSLIAAIHWDEKRFGLELDLERFMIVAVGDFNMGAMENKGLNIFNTKFVLAQPETATDADFANIESVVAHEYFHNWTGNRVTCQDWFQLSLKEGLTVFRDQEFSADQMGSESGRAVKRIEDVRLLRQLQFPEDAGPMAHPIRPDEYQEISNFYTVTVYEKGSEVVRMYQTLLGKEGFRKGMDLYFKRHDGHAVTCDDFLAAMADANGKDLTQFRNWYSQAGTPKVKVQEHYDAAKKQYQLTLTQSCPPSPGQPEKKPFHIPLKIRLITKSNDQAEQLLELTQPSQTWTFDNIAERPVLSINRNFSAPVNLDFEQSEADLLTLLSSDDDPFNRWEAGQKLAMQMILNNRLPDAKLLDAYRNLLMDPKLDPAFKELALTLPAESYLYEQCASVDPQKIFTARRAFRREIAKQLQLEWAALYQQMQTPGPFKSDAVDSGKRALKNLALSMLLEANPGVWAPMAAHQYEIADNMTDRYAALAALVVHGAKQAKECLADFFKRFENDPLVIDKWFGLQSSRPPVDGLQSTLSDVRQLREHPAFKMNNPNRVRSVIHAFCSNNPASFHQADGSGYEFWADSVLALDPINPQVAARLARALDRWRLFAQPYQDHMKAALERVAACKTLSLDTREVINKALGS; encoded by the coding sequence ATGAAAACTGATCTGCCACAGAGCTTTCGTCGGCTCGAATACCGTCCTCCCGTTTACACCTTCGATCAAGTCGAGCTCGATATTGCATTAGATCCAGCAAGGACCATCGTTAAGAGTCGAATTGAGGTGTTACCAGGCGAAAGTTTTGAAGCAGGCGCGCCATTGACCTTAGTCGGTCAAGCATTAGAGTTTGTGAGCTTGCGCATCAATGGAGAAGCGCACCGTCATTTTGAGTTAACCCCTGAGACCCTCAACATCCATTCATTGCCAAACGAAGGTAAAGACAAATTCATCGTAGAGATCATCTGTGTTTGTGTCCCTGAAAAAAATACATCCCTCATGGGCCTGTATGTTTCGAATGGCAACTTCTTTACCCAATGTGAAGCAGAAGGCTTCAGAAAAATCACCTACTTCTTAGATCGCCCTGATGTGATGGCCCGCTACCGTGTGACTTTACGTGCCCGCGAAGCAGAGTGCCCAGTCTTGCTATCTAACGGTAATTTACTGAAGACCGAAAAACTACCCAATGGTTGGCATAGCGCTATTTGGGAAGACCCATTTCCAAAGCCTTCGTATTTATTTGCTTTGGTAGCAGGTAAGTTGGAATGTATCGAAGAAACGATTACTACCAGTAGCGGTGCTAAGAAGTTATTACAGATCTGGGTTGAGCCTCACGATCTCAAAAAGACCCGGCATGCCATGGATTCTCTGATTGCAGCTATTCACTGGGATGAGAAACGGTTTGGATTAGAGCTTGATCTAGAGCGCTTCATGATTGTGGCGGTGGGCGATTTTAATATGGGGGCGATGGAGAATAAGGGGCTGAATATCTTCAATACGAAGTTCGTCTTAGCTCAGCCAGAAACGGCAACGGATGCTGACTTTGCCAATATTGAGAGTGTCGTCGCTCACGAATATTTCCATAACTGGACTGGTAATCGAGTCACTTGTCAGGATTGGTTTCAGCTTTCACTTAAAGAAGGCTTAACAGTCTTTAGGGATCAAGAGTTCTCTGCCGATCAAATGGGTAGTGAATCTGGCCGAGCGGTCAAACGAATTGAGGATGTGCGTTTACTGCGCCAACTCCAGTTCCCGGAGGATGCAGGTCCGATGGCCCATCCCATTCGTCCAGATGAATATCAAGAAATCAGTAACTTTTATACCGTCACGGTCTACGAGAAGGGCTCCGAGGTTGTGCGGATGTATCAAACCCTGCTAGGTAAGGAGGGTTTCCGCAAAGGGATGGATTTGTATTTCAAGCGCCATGATGGCCATGCTGTGACTTGCGATGATTTCTTGGCGGCGATGGCGGATGCGAACGGCAAAGATCTCACTCAGTTCAGAAATTGGTATAGCCAGGCCGGCACTCCAAAGGTAAAAGTGCAAGAGCATTACGATGCCGCAAAAAAACAATATCAACTTACCTTAACTCAAAGTTGCCCTCCTAGCCCTGGTCAGCCCGAGAAAAAACCATTTCATATTCCCTTGAAGATACGCTTGATTACCAAGAGCAATGATCAAGCAGAGCAATTACTGGAGTTGACGCAGCCTAGCCAAACTTGGACTTTTGACAATATTGCTGAGCGTCCAGTACTGTCGATTAATCGGAATTTTTCTGCGCCGGTTAATTTAGATTTTGAGCAAAGCGAAGCGGATCTTCTGACCCTATTATCAAGTGATGATGATCCATTTAATCGCTGGGAAGCAGGCCAGAAGCTGGCTATGCAGATGATTTTGAATAATCGTTTGCCGGATGCAAAGTTGCTTGATGCTTATCGCAATCTCCTGATGGATCCTAAGCTCGATCCTGCCTTCAAGGAGCTTGCTCTAACTTTGCCTGCCGAGTCTTACCTTTATGAGCAGTGCGCCTCTGTCGATCCTCAAAAAATCTTTACAGCACGCCGCGCTTTCCGAAGAGAAATAGCTAAGCAACTGCAACTGGAGTGGGCGGCACTCTACCAACAAATGCAAACACCCGGACCCTTCAAGTCCGATGCCGTAGATTCCGGAAAGCGGGCCCTTAAAAATCTGGCATTGAGTATGTTGCTCGAAGCCAATCCAGGTGTATGGGCACCCATGGCAGCACACCAGTATGAGATTGCTGACAATATGACTGACCGCTATGCTGCATTAGCGGCATTAGTAGTGCATGGCGCCAAACAAGCCAAAGAGTGCCTCGCGGATTTCTTCAAGCGATTTGAGAATGATCCCCTCGTGATTGATAAGTGGTTTGGTTTGCAATCGAGTCGTCCACCAGTCGATGGTCTTCAATCTACACTGAGTGATGTGCGTCAATTACGCGAGCATCCTGCCTTCAAAATGAACAATCCCAATCGGGTGCGCAGCGTCATTCATGCCTTTTGCTCAAACAATCCAGCGAGTTTTCATCAGGCTGATGGCAGTGGTTATGAATTCTGGGCTGATAGTGTTTTAGCCTTAGATCCCATTAACCCTCAAGTTGCAGCCCGCTTGGCCAGAGCCTTGGATCGTTGGCGCTTGTTTGCCCAACCTTACCAAGACCATATGAAAGCTGCTTTAGAGCGTGTGGCTGCCTGCAAAACACTGTCGCTCGATACCAGGGAAGTCATTAACAAAGCTTTAGGTAGCTAG
- a CDS encoding TMEM165/GDT1 family protein translates to MDFSALTLSAGVVALAEMGDKTQLLSLMLAARYPKQAIAIIAGIFIATIANHACAALLGHWLTTMVSPDVMRWILGLSFLGIGLWLLVPDHIDDAAGSKVADRAWQVFLLTVGLFFLAEMGDKTQIATIALGARYQDVFSVTVGTTLGMMLANAPAVWVGQKFTQRMPIKWVHAVAAVTFIAIGIATLVWA, encoded by the coding sequence ATTGATTTTTCTGCTCTCACCCTCTCTGCTGGCGTTGTTGCTTTGGCGGAGATGGGTGACAAAACTCAACTACTTTCTTTAATGTTGGCGGCTCGCTATCCCAAGCAAGCCATCGCTATTATTGCTGGCATCTTCATTGCCACTATTGCTAACCATGCATGCGCTGCGCTACTAGGCCATTGGTTAACCACCATGGTTTCTCCCGATGTCATGCGTTGGATCTTGGGCTTGAGCTTTTTGGGAATTGGTCTTTGGCTTTTAGTGCCAGATCATATTGATGATGCCGCTGGATCTAAAGTGGCTGATCGTGCATGGCAAGTATTTTTGCTGACTGTTGGCTTATTCTTCTTGGCAGAGATGGGGGATAAAACTCAAATTGCAACTATTGCTCTGGGTGCAAGATATCAAGATGTTTTCTCGGTCACGGTTGGTACTACTTTGGGGATGATGCTGGCAAATGCGCCGGCAGTCTGGGTAGGTCAAAAATTTACCCAACGGATGCCAATCAAGTGGGTGCACGCAGTAGCTGCAGTGACCTTCATCGCTATTGGGATTGCTACTTTGGTTTGGGCTTAG
- the pdxH gene encoding pyridoxamine 5'-phosphate oxidase, whose translation MDSIAQLRKNYTFGQLSETDVPAAPFPLFQLWFDQAVRAECPEPNSMTLATADKAGNPSARIVLLKGADQNGFTFFTNYESQKGKDLAVRPQAALLFHWHELERQVRIQGIVERVSSVESDEYFHSRPPASRIGAWASPQSAAIPNREFLEEAEKRFKAEFGDAPPRPEHWGGYRLRPTEIEFWQGRPSRLHDRIHYKLVGSEWHVNRLAP comes from the coding sequence ATGGACTCTATTGCTCAACTTCGCAAAAACTATACCTTCGGTCAGCTGTCTGAAACCGACGTTCCTGCCGCACCTTTTCCACTGTTTCAGCTTTGGTTTGACCAAGCTGTCAGAGCAGAGTGTCCCGAACCCAATTCCATGACCTTAGCAACTGCTGATAAAGCCGGTAACCCATCAGCTCGTATTGTCTTACTAAAAGGCGCGGATCAAAACGGCTTTACCTTTTTCACTAACTACGAAAGCCAAAAAGGCAAGGATTTGGCAGTTAGACCCCAGGCTGCCCTACTGTTTCATTGGCATGAGCTTGAGCGTCAAGTTCGTATTCAAGGGATCGTCGAGCGCGTGAGCTCTGTCGAAAGCGATGAATATTTTCACTCCCGCCCGCCAGCTTCACGTATCGGTGCCTGGGCATCCCCTCAAAGTGCAGCCATACCTAACCGTGAGTTTCTAGAAGAAGCAGAAAAACGCTTTAAAGCAGAATTTGGTGATGCGCCACCGCGCCCTGAGCATTGGGGTGGATACCGTCTGCGCCCAACAGAAATAGAGTTCTGGCAAGGACGACCTTCCCGTTTACATGATCGTATTCACTACAAGCTAGTGGGCTCTGAGTGGCATGTTAATCGCCTGGCTCCTTAA
- a CDS encoding amino acid permease, with amino-acid sequence MQTEHTGLKRHLKVRHIRLMALGSTIGVGLFLGSASAIQIAGPSILLGYLLAGIVAFIVLRTLGEMAVHEPVAGSFAAYANSYVGPLAGYMVGWGYWTYWIVVGIAEVTAVGIYMGIWFPETPQWIWALSSIVLMGLINLIAVKVFGEFEFWFALIKVVAIVAMITLGGSVILFGFTNDWQPIGLSNLWQHGGFFPNGISGMLLSLQMVLFAYVGIEMIGLSAGEAENPKKTIPMAIDSLAWRILIFYMGAILVILAIFPWNEVGQQGSPFVVMFERIGLREAAGLINFVVITAALSSCNAGIFSGGRLLYSLANNGYAPARFAKLSKYGVPHRAVMATVAVCMTGVVLNYFVPEKAFQYIMAAVTFVGLMVWIAILFTQLQFRRSLTKDQVAQLAYRTPWHPYSSWFALAFIALVVVLMGFHEDARIALILGPCLLAVYLAMFFIVGLHHKTKNRREFK; translated from the coding sequence TTGCAGACTGAACACACTGGCTTAAAACGCCATCTCAAAGTAAGACACATTCGTTTGATGGCCTTAGGGTCAACAATTGGCGTTGGATTATTTCTTGGGTCGGCAAGCGCTATTCAAATTGCGGGCCCATCCATTCTTTTGGGCTACTTGTTAGCAGGGATTGTTGCCTTCATTGTGCTGCGAACTCTGGGTGAAATGGCTGTGCATGAGCCAGTAGCGGGTTCTTTTGCTGCCTATGCCAATAGTTATGTTGGTCCACTCGCCGGTTATATGGTGGGTTGGGGCTACTGGACCTATTGGATTGTGGTGGGCATTGCTGAAGTTACTGCAGTGGGTATCTACATGGGAATCTGGTTTCCAGAAACACCTCAATGGATTTGGGCGCTGTCTTCCATCGTCTTGATGGGTTTAATTAATCTCATTGCGGTCAAAGTCTTTGGAGAGTTTGAGTTTTGGTTTGCGCTCATCAAGGTGGTGGCTATTGTTGCCATGATTACCCTTGGTGGCTCAGTAATCTTGTTTGGTTTTACCAATGATTGGCAACCAATTGGCTTAAGTAATTTATGGCAGCACGGCGGCTTCTTTCCGAATGGAATCAGCGGCATGTTGCTTTCACTGCAAATGGTCTTGTTTGCCTATGTGGGTATCGAGATGATTGGCTTATCGGCAGGCGAAGCTGAGAATCCCAAGAAGACCATACCCATGGCCATTGATTCGTTGGCATGGCGCATCCTCATTTTCTATATGGGTGCCATCTTAGTCATTCTGGCCATCTTCCCTTGGAATGAAGTCGGTCAGCAGGGCAGTCCCTTTGTAGTGATGTTTGAGCGCATTGGTTTGCGTGAGGCAGCAGGCTTAATCAATTTTGTGGTGATTACTGCAGCACTTTCATCCTGCAATGCTGGCATCTTTAGTGGCGGTCGCCTTCTTTATTCGCTAGCAAACAATGGTTATGCGCCCGCAAGATTTGCAAAGCTCTCGAAGTATGGTGTTCCACATCGCGCGGTGATGGCAACCGTTGCAGTGTGTATGACGGGGGTTGTACTGAATTACTTTGTTCCAGAAAAAGCCTTTCAATACATCATGGCAGCAGTCACCTTTGTCGGTCTGATGGTTTGGATCGCCATTCTCTTTACGCAACTCCAGTTCCGTCGTTCACTGACGAAAGACCAAGTAGCCCAATTGGCTTATCGCACTCCTTGGCATCCCTATTCCTCATGGTTCGCTCTAGCATTTATTGCCCTGGTAGTAGTGCTGATGGGCTTTCATGAGGATGCACGGATTGCTTTGATATTGGGTCCGTGTTTATTGGCGGTGTATCTAGCAATGTTCTTCATTGTTGGTTTACACCATAAAACAAAAAATCGTCGTGAATTTAAATAA
- a CDS encoding class 1 fructose-bisphosphatase, which produces MSSSDNTNFKQYLVSAQPKGAAIPTGLQELLLAVVNTCSTLSHEVAQGALIGLLGSAGSGNIQGEVQQKLDIIANDQLIEGVKGCKSLAGLASEEMELPVPVQGVGDYLLLFDPLDGSSNIDVNVSIGTIFSILKKQDPNAPLQTTDFLLSGRHQAAAGYVVYGPQTTMALTLGDGVVMFTLNKETGEFLLIKDAVTIAPAAKEFAINMSNMRHWAEPVRRYVEECLAGTTGPRNKDFNMRWIASMVADVHRVLSRGGIFMYPWDQREPHKAGKLRLMYEANPMSFLVEQAGGASINGTQNILDLQPTGLHERVSVMLGSKEEIERLQQYHA; this is translated from the coding sequence TTGTCCTCAAGTGATAACACCAATTTCAAGCAATATCTTGTCAGCGCTCAACCAAAGGGTGCGGCTATCCCTACTGGTCTTCAAGAGTTATTGCTCGCAGTAGTGAATACCTGCTCGACCCTGAGTCATGAAGTGGCGCAGGGCGCATTAATTGGCTTGTTGGGCTCTGCTGGCAGTGGCAACATTCAAGGTGAAGTCCAACAAAAGCTCGACATCATCGCCAATGATCAATTGATTGAGGGCGTGAAGGGGTGCAAATCTTTGGCTGGTCTTGCATCAGAAGAGATGGAGCTGCCTGTGCCTGTACAGGGGGTTGGTGACTATCTACTCTTATTTGATCCGCTCGATGGCTCTTCTAATATTGATGTCAACGTATCCATTGGCACTATTTTTTCTATATTGAAGAAGCAGGATCCAAATGCTCCGCTGCAGACTACCGATTTTCTGTTGTCAGGTCGTCACCAAGCCGCTGCAGGGTATGTAGTGTATGGCCCGCAAACTACCATGGCCTTGACCTTGGGTGATGGTGTGGTGATGTTTACCTTAAACAAAGAGACTGGTGAGTTTCTACTCATTAAAGATGCTGTGACGATCGCACCAGCTGCAAAAGAATTTGCAATCAATATGTCTAATATGCGTCACTGGGCTGAACCAGTGCGCCGTTATGTTGAAGAGTGTTTAGCCGGTACTACTGGACCTCGCAATAAAGACTTCAATATGCGCTGGATTGCATCTATGGTTGCTGACGTGCATCGTGTTTTATCGCGCGGAGGTATTTTTATGTACCCTTGGGATCAGCGCGAGCCACACAAGGCTGGTAAATTGCGCTTGATGTATGAAGCAAATCCCATGAGCTTCTTGGTAGAGCAGGCTGGAGGTGCATCTATCAATGGCACTCAAAACATTCTGGATTTACAGCCTACTGGGCTGCACGAGCGTGTTTCAGTGATGCTGGGGTCCAAAGAAGAGATCGAGCGCTTACAGCAATACCACGCGTAA
- the ald gene encoding alanine dehydrogenase — protein sequence MIIGVPQEVKNNEFRVGLTPGNVSGLCKQGHSVLVQRGAGEQIGLTDEAYRIAGATLINSAAEVFHKAEMIVKVKEPQAQECAMLREDQILFTYLHLAPDPKQTQALLHSGATCIAYETVTAMNGALPLLAPMSEVAGRMSIQAAASHLEKTHGGLGVLMAGVPGVSPAKIVILGAGVVGRNALQMAVGMGADVCIFDRDIDRLRQIDMLYGNRVRTFYSDSLLIEQEVSEADVVIGAVLLPGGAAPKLVSHDMIRKMKPGSVVVDVAIDQGGCFETSKPTTHADPTYLVDGVLHYCVANMPGAVARTSTFALTNATYPFVEALANRGVMKALSIDHHLRNGLSVHKGVLTSKPVAQAQGLEFAHAEELIMA from the coding sequence ATGATTATTGGCGTACCTCAGGAAGTAAAAAACAATGAGTTTCGGGTGGGTTTGACACCTGGAAATGTCAGCGGCCTTTGCAAGCAAGGACATTCAGTATTAGTGCAGCGCGGCGCGGGTGAGCAGATCGGCTTAACAGATGAGGCTTATCGCATTGCTGGTGCTACCCTGATTAATAGCGCTGCAGAGGTTTTTCATAAAGCAGAAATGATTGTGAAGGTGAAAGAGCCACAAGCACAGGAATGTGCAATGTTGCGTGAGGATCAAATTTTGTTTACCTATCTTCATTTAGCTCCAGATCCGAAACAGACACAAGCGCTTCTACATTCTGGAGCAACTTGTATTGCCTATGAAACTGTCACTGCAATGAATGGTGCATTACCGCTACTCGCACCAATGAGTGAGGTAGCAGGGCGCATGTCAATTCAGGCGGCTGCCTCACATTTAGAGAAAACCCATGGTGGCCTGGGCGTTCTCATGGCGGGAGTGCCTGGCGTATCCCCAGCGAAGATTGTCATTCTGGGTGCTGGGGTCGTCGGGCGCAATGCACTGCAGATGGCGGTAGGTATGGGAGCTGATGTATGCATCTTTGATCGAGACATTGATCGTTTACGTCAAATTGACATGCTCTATGGCAATCGGGTGCGCACCTTTTACTCGGATAGCTTATTAATTGAGCAAGAAGTCAGTGAAGCGGATGTGGTGATTGGGGCTGTGCTTCTTCCTGGGGGAGCTGCACCAAAACTCGTTAGCCATGACATGATTCGAAAGATGAAGCCAGGCTCTGTAGTTGTGGATGTGGCAATTGATCAAGGTGGCTGTTTTGAAACCTCAAAGCCAACCACCCATGCAGATCCCACCTACTTAGTGGATGGTGTGTTGCACTATTGTGTAGCGAACATGCCCGGAGCAGTTGCCAGAACTTCCACCTTTGCCCTAACTAATGCGACTTATCCATTTGTAGAGGCTTTGGCTAATCGCGGTGTGATGAAAGCCTTATCAATAGATCATCATCTGCGTAATGGCTTGAGTGTGCATAAGGGGGTATTGACCTCGAAGCCTGTAGCACAAGCACAGGGTCTGGAATTTGCTCACGCTGAGGAGTTAATCATGGCTTAG